From Pseudoalteromonas viridis, the proteins below share one genomic window:
- the nqrM gene encoding (Na+)-NQR maturation NqrM: MSLFLLTFGLLLLIAVAMAVGVIVQKKSMASSCGGLGSMGIDKICDCDDPCDKRKKRLKKEQMWKENQIL; encoded by the coding sequence ATGTCACTATTTTTACTTACCTTCGGATTGCTGTTGTTGATCGCCGTTGCAATGGCGGTAGGCGTTATAGTACAGAAGAAATCAATGGCCAGTAGTTGTGGTGGACTGGGCTCCATGGGCATCGACAAGATCTGTGATTGTGACGATCCGTGCGACAAGCGTAAGAAGCGTCTTAAGAAAGAGCAAATGTGGAAAGAGAATCAGATTCTTTAA
- the cobU gene encoding bifunctional adenosylcobinamide kinase/adenosylcobinamide-phosphate guanylyltransferase: protein MTGRVELILGGARSGKSRLGEQRAERWLRDGKVARLFYVATAHPGDEEMAARIAHHQATRTSYWQLIEEPWALDQVLSTLGPDDGVLIDCLTLWLTTALCDYSDSAFQHKRAALLSALKSSHAQVILISNEVGHGIVPLGELSRRFVDEAGWLHQDIAALADKVDFVMAGLPLTLKGGEI from the coding sequence ATGACTGGGCGGGTAGAATTGATCCTCGGCGGGGCTCGCTCAGGTAAAAGCAGATTAGGTGAGCAAAGGGCCGAGCGTTGGCTTAGGGACGGCAAAGTGGCCCGGTTATTTTATGTGGCCACGGCACACCCCGGGGATGAGGAAATGGCCGCGCGGATAGCCCATCATCAGGCAACGCGCACCAGTTATTGGCAGCTCATCGAGGAACCCTGGGCACTGGATCAGGTTCTAAGCACGCTTGGCCCCGATGATGGCGTATTGATTGACTGCCTGACTTTATGGCTAACCACAGCGCTGTGCGACTACAGCGACTCGGCATTTCAACACAAGCGTGCGGCGCTGCTGAGTGCGCTGAAATCCAGCCATGCACAGGTGATCCTGATCAGCAATGAAGTAGGTCACGGCATAGTGCCGCTTGGAGAGCTGAGTCGCCGTTTTGTTGATGAAGCAGGCTGGTTACATCAGGACATTGCCGCATTGGCGGATAAAGTCGATTTTGTGATGGCGGGTCTGCCGTTGACGCTTAAAGGAGGGGAGATATGA
- a CDS encoding NADH:ubiquinone reductase (Na(+)-transporting) subunit B produces the protein MALKKFLEDIEPHFEPGGKHEKWYALYEAVATVFYTPGYVNKGGTHVRDNIDLKRIMILVWMATFPAMFFGMFNIGHQAAIALGNGFEIANTWQAALFQLFGGELTADSGWGAKMFYGACFFLPIYATVFVVGGFWEVLFASVRKHEVNEGFFVTSVLFALILPATIPLWQVALGITFGVVVAKEVFGGTGRNFLNPALAGRAFLFFAYPGDISGDTVWTAVDSFSGATYLGQAATGALDYDNMVLWWNAFYGFIQGSVGETSTLAIMIGGLFLIYVRIASWRIVLGTFLGMVVMSMLLNMIGSDTNTVFAMPWHWHLVLGGFAFGMFFMATDPVSASFTDKGKWAYGALIGVMVVLIRVVNPAYPEGMMLAILFANLFAPLFDHMVVQSNVKRRLARV, from the coding sequence ATGGCCTTAAAGAAATTTTTAGAAGACATTGAACCTCACTTTGAACCTGGCGGTAAACACGAAAAGTGGTATGCCCTGTACGAAGCAGTTGCAACTGTTTTCTACACGCCTGGTTATGTCAACAAAGGCGGCACTCACGTACGTGATAATATCGACCTGAAACGCATCATGATCTTAGTTTGGATGGCGACATTCCCAGCTATGTTCTTTGGTATGTTCAACATTGGTCACCAGGCAGCTATCGCGCTGGGCAATGGTTTTGAAATTGCAAACACTTGGCAGGCGGCACTTTTCCAGCTGTTTGGCGGTGAGCTTACGGCCGACTCTGGCTGGGGTGCGAAGATGTTCTACGGGGCCTGTTTCTTCCTACCGATTTACGCGACAGTATTTGTTGTGGGTGGTTTCTGGGAAGTGTTGTTTGCTTCAGTGCGTAAGCACGAAGTAAATGAAGGTTTCTTCGTAACATCAGTACTGTTTGCCCTGATCCTGCCTGCAACGATCCCGCTGTGGCAAGTTGCACTAGGTATCACCTTCGGTGTGGTAGTGGCAAAAGAAGTATTCGGTGGTACAGGCCGTAACTTCCTGAACCCGGCATTGGCTGGTCGTGCATTCCTGTTCTTCGCATACCCAGGTGACATCTCAGGTGACACCGTGTGGACAGCGGTAGACTCTTTCTCAGGTGCAACTTACCTGGGTCAGGCTGCAACAGGCGCGCTTGATTATGACAACATGGTACTGTGGTGGAACGCATTCTACGGCTTTATTCAAGGTTCAGTAGGTGAGACTTCTACACTGGCTATCATGATTGGTGGTTTGTTCCTGATTTATGTTCGCATCGCATCGTGGCGCATCGTCCTGGGTACTTTCCTGGGTATGGTTGTGATGTCTATGCTACTAAACATGATCGGCTCAGACACTAACACAGTATTTGCTATGCCTTGGCACTGGCACTTAGTACTGGGTGGTTTTGCATTCGGTATGTTCTTCATGGCAACCGACCCGGTATCGGCGTCTTTCACAGACAAAGGTAAGTGGGCATATGGTGCATTGATTGGTGTAATGGTTGTGCTTATCCGTGTTGTTAACCCGGCATACCCAGAAGGTATGATGTTGGCAATTCTATTCGCAAACCTGTTCGCACCACTTTTCGACCACATGGTTGTGCAGTCAAATGTGAAGAGGAGATTAGCACGTGTCTAG
- a CDS encoding ABC transporter ATP-binding protein yields the protein MSSPQISVHNLSLNLGNKPVLSGLNFAIARGQFIGLIGPNGAGKSSLLRCLYRYWDQTEGEIHYAGKPVSDYPRRAYARQVAVVLQEIPSQFNLALFEVVAMGVTPHKTLFSTVNTDDKQRILEAIERVGLSHKAQQQFDSLSGGEKQRAMIARAMVQQPELLIMDEPTSHLDVKYQIQIMELAKAMGVTVIASFHDLNLAAALSDELLVLAQGKLVSQGTPLDIITPDLLSDIFGVCAEVETVAGLHSSAPGVPHIRYHYGYQL from the coding sequence ATGAGTTCACCACAAATCTCCGTGCACAACCTGAGCCTGAACCTCGGCAACAAGCCTGTGCTGAGCGGATTAAATTTTGCTATTGCGCGCGGTCAGTTTATTGGTCTGATTGGGCCAAACGGGGCGGGAAAATCCAGCTTATTACGCTGTTTGTATCGCTACTGGGATCAGACTGAAGGCGAAATTCACTATGCGGGTAAACCTGTGTCTGACTATCCGCGCCGGGCTTATGCGCGTCAGGTTGCGGTTGTTTTACAGGAGATCCCCAGTCAGTTTAACCTGGCGCTGTTTGAGGTGGTGGCCATGGGCGTCACACCACATAAAACCCTCTTTAGCACAGTCAATACCGACGATAAACAGCGTATTTTAGAAGCCATTGAGCGTGTGGGCCTGAGCCACAAGGCGCAGCAGCAGTTTGATTCTCTTTCTGGGGGCGAAAAGCAACGGGCGATGATAGCCCGGGCCATGGTTCAGCAACCTGAGTTGTTAATCATGGACGAGCCAACCAGCCATCTCGATGTGAAATACCAGATCCAAATCATGGAGCTGGCTAAAGCCATGGGGGTGACTGTGATTGCTTCTTTTCATGACCTAAACCTGGCGGCTGCGCTCAGCGATGAGTTGCTGGTACTGGCACAAGGTAAGCTGGTGTCTCAGGGCACACCTCTGGATATCATAACCCCCGACTTACTCAGCGACATTTTTGGGGTGTGTGCCGAAGTAGAAACGGTAGCCGGACTCCACAGCAGCGCACCGGGTGTGCCCCACATTCGTTATCATTATGGGTATCAGCTATGA
- a CDS encoding adenosylcobinamide-GDP ribazoletransferase yields the protein MNALRQFKLAVIFLTRIPVKVTGEVSSQDINQASGYFAWVGVLLGALLALIYLVLSSFLPAGMAVLLTLGGGLLITGAFHEDGFADVWDGFGGGWSVADKLAIMKDSRLGTYGAAALTILLLSKYQALLALSERALYVCGALILAHGLSRAMATSLIGKLDYVQADAQSKVKPVAQFLAHESKQLLYVCGLSLLIVSWIAGLFTLWQSIVLLGVLWLCRTICIYWFKRQLGGYTGDCLGAAQQLGEVTVYLFCLGVWL from the coding sequence ATGAATGCGCTGAGACAATTTAAACTGGCGGTGATTTTTCTGACCCGTATTCCCGTTAAAGTGACGGGCGAGGTCAGCAGTCAGGATATTAATCAGGCCAGTGGCTACTTTGCCTGGGTGGGCGTGTTACTGGGTGCTCTGCTGGCCCTTATCTACTTAGTGCTGAGCAGCTTCTTGCCCGCAGGCATGGCGGTATTGCTCACGCTTGGCGGCGGACTGCTGATCACCGGCGCATTCCATGAAGATGGCTTTGCCGATGTCTGGGACGGCTTTGGGGGCGGCTGGAGCGTGGCCGACAAGCTGGCCATTATGAAAGACAGCCGCCTTGGCACTTATGGTGCTGCCGCATTGACTATCTTGCTGCTTAGCAAATATCAGGCTTTACTGGCACTGAGTGAGCGCGCCCTGTATGTCTGCGGTGCGCTCATTCTTGCCCATGGCCTGAGCCGGGCTATGGCGACCAGCCTGATCGGTAAACTGGACTATGTGCAGGCGGATGCGCAAAGTAAAGTAAAGCCGGTTGCCCAGTTTCTTGCCCATGAAAGTAAGCAGTTACTCTACGTTTGTGGGCTGAGCTTGCTGATAGTGAGCTGGATAGCCGGGCTGTTCACGTTATGGCAAAGCATCGTGCTGCTTGGTGTACTTTGGCTATGCCGCACGATTTGTATTTACTGGTTTAAGCGTCAGCTCGGTGGGTATACCGGAGACTGTCTGGGCGCGGCGCAGCAACTGGGTGAGGTTACTGTGTATCTATTTTGTCTGGGTGTCTGGTTATGA
- a CDS encoding FAD:protein FMN transferase, which translates to MLLVACGQANKPAEPIVLQGSTMGTTYNIKAFAENTTLTEAQLHTDVEAALKAVNQSMSTYIPDSEINQFNRLAANQVMPVSEDFRKVVAESIRLGQSTETLDVTMGPLIDLWGFGPDKRPTKRPSDQQLAQMREEIGLDKLILTDAGLAKTLDHLELSFSATAKGYGIDKVAELIESHGITNYMVEIGGELRLSGTKPGDEPWRIAIEKPDAPVGQRQIHKVIEPGKNSVATSGDYRIFYEMDGETFTHLIDPGTGKPVKHDLVSVTVLHPSAMTADGLATALTVMGTERARAYAELHDLAVYLISKSDDGLKVYASSAFKPYL; encoded by the coding sequence ATGCTGCTTGTGGCATGTGGCCAGGCAAATAAACCAGCAGAGCCCATTGTGCTACAGGGTAGTACGATGGGCACAACCTACAATATCAAAGCGTTTGCAGAGAACACCACACTGACAGAAGCGCAGTTACATACAGACGTAGAAGCGGCACTGAAAGCGGTGAACCAGTCTATGTCGACCTATATACCGGATTCTGAAATCAACCAGTTTAACCGTCTGGCTGCTAACCAGGTCATGCCTGTCAGTGAGGACTTCAGAAAAGTGGTGGCTGAGTCCATTCGTCTGGGTCAGTCTACAGAAACCCTGGATGTAACTATGGGACCGCTTATTGATTTATGGGGGTTTGGCCCGGACAAACGCCCGACCAAGCGACCTTCCGATCAACAGCTGGCGCAGATGCGCGAGGAAATTGGACTGGATAAGCTCATTTTAACCGATGCGGGCCTGGCAAAAACTCTGGACCACCTGGAGCTGTCTTTTTCAGCAACCGCAAAGGGCTATGGCATAGACAAAGTGGCCGAACTCATCGAGTCTCACGGTATCACTAACTATATGGTGGAGATTGGTGGCGAGCTGAGATTATCGGGTACTAAGCCGGGTGATGAGCCCTGGCGCATCGCTATTGAGAAGCCGGATGCACCGGTTGGACAACGACAAATTCACAAAGTGATTGAGCCGGGTAAGAATAGTGTGGCGACGTCAGGCGATTATCGTATTTTTTATGAAATGGATGGTGAGACTTTTACCCACCTGATCGATCCGGGTACGGGTAAACCTGTCAAACACGATCTGGTGTCTGTGACGGTATTACACCCTTCTGCGATGACAGCCGATGGACTCGCGACAGCGCTAACCGTGATGGGGACTGAACGCGCCAGAGCCTACGCCGAGCTACACGACTTAGCGGTCTACTTGATCAGCAAAAGTGATGACGGTCTGAAGGTGTATGCCAGCAGCGCATTCAAGCCTTATTTATAA
- the nqrF gene encoding NADH:ubiquinone reductase (Na(+)-transporting) subunit F, translated as METIVLGVSMFIAIVVVLVLIIIAAKSKLVPSGDIMIGINGDPEKAIKSAPGGKLLGALADAGIFISSACGGGGSCGQCRVHVHSGGGDILPTELDHITKGEAREGCRLACQVAVKTDMEIEVEDSIFGVKKWECTVISNDNKATFIKELKLAIPDGEVVPFRAGGYIQIEAPAHHVKYADFDIPEEYRPDWERFGFFKLESKVDEETIRAYSMANYPEEYGIIMLNVRIATPPPNNLSLPCGKMSSYIWSLKEGDKVTISGPFGEFFAKDTDAEMVFVGGGAGMAPMRSHIFDQLKRLNSDRKMSFWYGARSKREMFYVEDFDGLQADNDNFQWHVALSDPQPEDNWEGYTGFIHNVLYENYLKDHEAPEDCEFYMCGPPMMNAAVINMLKDLGVEDENILLDDFGG; from the coding sequence ATGGAAACTATTGTATTAGGTGTAAGTATGTTCATCGCTATCGTTGTGGTGTTGGTACTTATCATCATTGCAGCGAAATCTAAGCTGGTACCTAGCGGTGACATCATGATCGGCATTAATGGCGATCCTGAAAAAGCAATTAAATCTGCACCAGGCGGTAAGCTGTTAGGCGCACTGGCTGATGCTGGCATCTTCATTTCATCTGCCTGTGGTGGTGGTGGTTCATGCGGTCAGTGTCGCGTCCACGTTCACTCTGGTGGTGGTGACATTTTGCCAACTGAACTTGATCACATCACTAAAGGTGAAGCCCGTGAAGGCTGTCGTCTGGCGTGTCAGGTTGCTGTTAAAACAGACATGGAGATTGAAGTTGAAGATTCAATCTTCGGTGTGAAGAAGTGGGAATGTACTGTTATCTCTAATGATAACAAAGCAACCTTCATCAAAGAGCTTAAACTGGCTATTCCTGACGGTGAGGTTGTACCTTTCCGCGCGGGTGGTTATATCCAGATTGAAGCGCCTGCACACCATGTTAAGTACGCAGACTTTGATATTCCTGAAGAATATCGTCCGGACTGGGAGCGTTTTGGCTTCTTCAAGCTGGAGTCTAAAGTGGACGAAGAAACGATCCGTGCATACTCAATGGCGAACTACCCAGAAGAGTACGGCATCATCATGCTGAACGTACGTATCGCAACTCCGCCGCCTAATAACCTGAGCCTGCCTTGTGGTAAGATGTCATCGTACATCTGGTCACTGAAAGAAGGCGACAAAGTTACTATTTCTGGCCCATTCGGTGAATTCTTCGCGAAAGACACTGATGCAGAAATGGTCTTTGTTGGTGGTGGTGCGGGTATGGCACCAATGCGTTCACACATTTTCGATCAGCTTAAGCGTCTTAACTCTGATCGTAAGATGTCTTTCTGGTACGGTGCACGTTCTAAGCGTGAAATGTTCTACGTGGAAGACTTCGACGGCCTACAGGCTGATAATGATAACTTCCAGTGGCATGTTGCACTTTCTGATCCTCAACCTGAGGATAACTGGGAAGGCTACACAGGCTTCATTCACAACGTACTTTATGAAAACTATCTGAAAGATCATGAAGCACCAGAAGACTGTGAGTTCTACATGTGTGGACCTCCGATGATGAACGCGGCGGTTATCAACATGCTGAAAGATCTGGGTGTTGAAGATGAAAACATCCTGCTCGATGACTTCGGTGGTTAA
- a CDS encoding NADH:ubiquinone reductase (Na(+)-transporting) subunit D encodes MANSKEMKQVLFGPVFANNPIALQVLGICSALAVTSSLKNALIMSIALTVVTAFSSLFISMIRNHIPSSVRIIVQMTIIASLVIVVDQVLQAFVYATAKELTVFVGLIITNCIVMGRAEAYAMKSPPLMSFLDGIGNGLGYSVVLIAIGFVRELFGAGALFGVEILPLISNGGWYQPMGLLVMPFSSFFLVGAFIWALRTWKKDQVEAKA; translated from the coding sequence ATGGCAAACTCAAAAGAAATGAAGCAAGTCCTGTTTGGACCTGTCTTCGCAAATAACCCAATTGCACTGCAAGTACTGGGTATCTGTTCTGCGCTGGCAGTAACATCAAGCCTGAAAAACGCACTGATTATGTCAATTGCATTGACTGTGGTAACTGCGTTCTCAAGCTTGTTCATCTCTATGATCCGTAACCACATTCCGTCAAGTGTACGGATCATCGTTCAGATGACCATCATCGCGTCTCTGGTTATCGTTGTTGACCAGGTACTTCAGGCATTTGTGTATGCCACGGCAAAAGAACTGACGGTATTCGTTGGTCTGATCATTACCAACTGTATCGTAATGGGTCGTGCAGAAGCCTACGCAATGAAGTCGCCACCTCTGATGTCATTCCTGGATGGTATCGGTAACGGTCTTGGTTACTCAGTTGTCCTGATCGCGATTGGCTTTGTACGTGAGCTGTTCGGTGCTGGTGCACTGTTCGGTGTTGAAATACTGCCACTGATCTCTAACGGCGGTTGGTACCAGCCTATGGGTCTGTTGGTTATGCCATTTAGCTCGTTCTTCCTGGTAGGTGCATTCATCTGGGCACTACGTACCTGGAAGAAAGACCAAGTAGAAGCTAAGGCATAA
- a CDS encoding FecCD family ABC transporter permease — MKVLLILGLILACMFSLLSALSVGAVSLSWGEVWQALSNYDSSILNQKIVVELRLPRTLLAFFAGAGLAIAGLILQTVTRNPLADPYLFGISSGASFGVVLLVALFGVQSTLALSGAAFAGSAVAMSLLLLIAFHKGTALVENMLLSGVALTFLFSAFTSLLLYWSDPQAISAIIFWSLGSFSRADWQWLWLPALVVSLGCTLMLLMRRSLNALLVGDESAVTLGVNVQRLRLGMLILASMLTAVIVAACGGVGFVGLMIPHIVRFFISQVRTAGMLATALSGGLMMLWVDVLARTLIDNQELPIGVITSAIGSVFFLSLLIAKKRAASI; from the coding sequence ATGAAGGTTTTACTGATACTGGGTCTCATTTTGGCCTGCATGTTCAGCCTGCTCAGTGCGCTGTCTGTCGGCGCTGTTTCTCTGAGCTGGGGTGAAGTCTGGCAGGCTCTGAGTAACTATGACAGCAGCATATTGAACCAAAAAATTGTGGTAGAGCTGCGATTACCCCGCACCTTGCTGGCATTCTTCGCCGGTGCCGGGCTGGCCATTGCCGGGCTCATTCTGCAAACGGTCACCCGAAATCCATTGGCCGATCCTTACTTATTTGGCATCTCCTCTGGCGCCTCATTTGGAGTGGTGTTGCTGGTAGCACTGTTTGGTGTGCAAAGTACGCTGGCGTTGTCTGGTGCCGCGTTTGCGGGCAGCGCCGTGGCAATGAGTTTGTTGCTGCTGATTGCCTTTCACAAAGGCACCGCCCTGGTTGAAAACATGTTGTTGTCTGGTGTCGCTTTGACCTTTTTATTCTCTGCCTTTACCAGTTTGCTGTTGTACTGGAGCGATCCGCAGGCCATCAGCGCGATTATATTCTGGAGCCTGGGTAGTTTCAGCCGCGCAGACTGGCAATGGTTGTGGTTACCCGCTTTGGTTGTCTCGCTGGGGTGTACCCTCATGCTGTTAATGCGCCGCAGCCTGAATGCCTTGCTGGTTGGAGATGAGAGCGCGGTAACACTGGGTGTGAATGTCCAGCGCCTCAGGCTGGGCATGTTAATTTTGGCATCGATGTTAACGGCCGTGATTGTCGCGGCCTGCGGTGGCGTCGGCTTTGTGGGCCTGATGATCCCCCATATCGTGCGCTTTTTTATCTCTCAAGTTCGCACTGCGGGTATGTTAGCGACGGCCTTATCAGGTGGACTCATGATGTTGTGGGTCGATGTACTCGCTCGTACCCTGATAGACAATCAGGAGCTGCCGATTGGGGTGATCACCTCAGCGATTGGCAGCGTGTTTTTCTTATCGCTGTTAATCGCCAAAAAGCGCGCCGCCAGCATCTGA
- the nqrE gene encoding NADH:ubiquinone reductase (Na(+)-transporting) subunit E, which translates to MEHYLSLFVKAVFVENLALSFFLGMCTFLAVSKKVTTSFGLGVAVIFVLGVAVPVNNVVYHAILAPGALEWLGFPEADLSFLKFLTFIGVIAALVQILEMTLDKFFPALYNALGIFLPLITVNCAIFGAVSFMVERNLNFGESVVFGLGSGVGWALAIVLLAGLREKMKYADIPDGLRGLGITFITVGLMGFGFLSFSGISL; encoded by the coding sequence ATGGAACATTATCTTAGTTTATTTGTAAAAGCGGTTTTCGTTGAAAACTTAGCGCTATCTTTCTTCCTGGGGATGTGTACTTTCCTGGCGGTATCTAAGAAAGTAACTACCTCATTCGGTCTGGGTGTTGCGGTAATCTTCGTACTGGGCGTTGCTGTACCAGTCAACAACGTGGTTTATCACGCTATCCTGGCACCGGGCGCACTTGAGTGGTTAGGTTTCCCAGAAGCTGACTTAAGCTTCCTGAAGTTTCTGACATTTATCGGTGTAATCGCGGCACTTGTACAGATCCTTGAAATGACACTGGACAAGTTCTTCCCGGCACTTTACAACGCTCTGGGTATCTTCCTGCCTTTGATCACAGTTAACTGTGCAATCTTTGGTGCGGTATCCTTCATGGTTGAGCGTAACCTGAACTTTGGTGAGTCAGTGGTCTTTGGCTTAGGTTCTGGTGTGGGCTGGGCGCTTGCTATCGTATTGTTAGCAGGTCTTCGCGAGAAAATGAAGTATGCTGATATTCCTGATGGTTTACGTGGTCTGGGTATTACCTTTATCACGGTAGGTCTGATGGGCTTTGGCTTCCTGTCATTCTCTGGTATTTCACTTTAA
- the cobT gene encoding nicotinate-nucleotide--dimethylbenzimidazole phosphoribosyltransferase gives MIPQLNRQHDAHIQHTIDMKTKPQGALGKLETLAHQLVTILSQGMEHSQLESERPDIVRPQMLIFAGDHGIAGEGVSIAPSEVTAQMVANFATGGAAINVLCAQLGWQLSVIDCGILTPPAPELNVVSQRLGNITRPLHLEPALNEAQLEQGLALGQEAVKPALASGTNLFALGEMGIGNTTAAAAIFSALSGLTSAETVGRGTGVSDEVVEKKQQLIEQALRLHRDALHDPREVLRRLGGFEICQMVGAMLEIARAQKIVLVDGFIATAAAMLAYRIDPACKDYMVFAHCSGEQGHQAMLSWLNVEPLLNLKMRLGEGTGAALALPLCQSALAFYYQMASFEAAAVTQVVETS, from the coding sequence ATGATCCCACAACTCAACCGCCAGCATGATGCGCATATTCAGCACACCATAGATATGAAGACTAAGCCTCAGGGCGCTTTAGGCAAGCTCGAAACGCTGGCACATCAGCTGGTCACGATTTTAAGTCAGGGCATGGAGCACAGTCAGCTTGAAAGCGAAAGGCCAGATATTGTACGGCCTCAGATGCTAATCTTCGCAGGCGATCATGGCATTGCTGGGGAGGGCGTTTCCATTGCTCCCAGCGAGGTGACAGCGCAGATGGTGGCTAACTTTGCCACTGGTGGCGCGGCCATTAATGTCTTGTGCGCTCAGCTAGGTTGGCAGCTGAGTGTGATTGACTGTGGTATTTTAACGCCACCGGCGCCCGAGCTGAATGTGGTGTCACAGCGCCTTGGTAATATCACCCGGCCTTTGCACCTTGAACCCGCACTGAATGAAGCGCAGCTCGAGCAAGGGCTGGCATTGGGTCAAGAAGCGGTAAAGCCTGCACTGGCATCAGGCACTAACTTATTTGCATTGGGCGAAATGGGGATCGGCAACACCACCGCCGCGGCGGCCATTTTTTCTGCCCTGAGCGGGCTGACAAGTGCTGAAACAGTCGGGCGAGGCACCGGCGTCAGCGACGAGGTGGTAGAGAAAAAGCAACAACTTATTGAGCAGGCTTTGCGATTACATCGTGATGCATTACATGACCCACGTGAAGTATTGCGCCGTTTAGGTGGATTTGAAATCTGTCAGATGGTCGGCGCCATGCTGGAGATTGCCCGTGCTCAGAAGATCGTTCTGGTGGACGGCTTTATTGCGACAGCCGCGGCCATGCTGGCCTATCGGATTGACCCTGCGTGTAAAGATTATATGGTTTTTGCCCATTGCTCGGGTGAGCAGGGGCATCAGGCGATGCTGAGCTGGCTAAATGTTGAGCCACTATTGAACCTGAAAATGCGGCTCGGCGAGGGCACCGGTGCCGCACTGGCTTTACCCCTGTGTCAAAGTGCGCTGGCGTTTTATTATCAGATGGCCAGCTTCGAAGCCGCGGCCGTCACTCAGGTGGTCGAAACCTCATGA
- a CDS encoding Na(+)-translocating NADH-quinone reductase subunit C: MSSNNESIGKTLGVVVGLCLVCAVVVSFAAVQLRPLQQANKIEDVQRNILAAAGVENVENVSETYNQVIDARVVDMNTGEFVDTDPNSFDFTMTKFDAERSVALPKEEDVAGIQRMTTESPVYLAKNSNGKYESVILPIQGYGLWGIMYGFVALDLDGETIQAIKFYQHTETAGLGGEIQNPKWTATWEGKKLPIDVVKGTAGNDVHKVDGLSGATLTSNGVENTFKFWTGDDAFGPFLAKVREGALN; encoded by the coding sequence GTGTCTAGTAACAATGAATCTATCGGCAAAACGCTAGGCGTTGTTGTTGGCCTATGTTTAGTGTGTGCGGTTGTCGTATCGTTTGCGGCAGTACAGCTTCGCCCACTACAGCAGGCAAACAAAATCGAAGACGTGCAGCGCAACATTTTGGCGGCTGCTGGCGTTGAGAACGTTGAAAACGTGTCAGAAACCTACAACCAAGTGATCGATGCACGCGTTGTAGACATGAACACCGGTGAGTTTGTAGACACAGATCCTAACTCATTCGATTTCACTATGACTAAGTTCGATGCAGAGCGCAGTGTGGCACTTCCTAAAGAGGAAGACGTTGCAGGCATTCAGCGTATGACGACTGAGTCTCCGGTTTACCTTGCAAAGAACAGCAACGGTAAATATGAGTCTGTGATCCTGCCAATTCAGGGTTATGGTCTTTGGGGTATCATGTATGGCTTCGTAGCATTGGATTTGGATGGTGAAACCATTCAGGCAATCAAATTCTACCAGCACACTGAAACTGCGGGTCTGGGTGGTGAAATCCAGAATCCTAAGTGGACTGCAACCTGGGAAGGCAAAAAGCTACCAATCGACGTAGTGAAAGGCACCGCAGGTAACGATGTGCATAAAGTAGATGGTCTGTCTGGTGCAACGTTAACGTCTAACGGTGTTGAAAATACATTTAAGTTCTGGACAGGCGACGATGCGTTTGGTCCATTCCTTGCGAAAGTACGTGAAGGGGCATTGAACTAA
- a CDS encoding histidine phosphatase family protein — MQQTLYFIRHGEPLETGRLLGRTDLPASISGNEQVYAQLQACDAISQVISSPLQRCQTVARAFCESAGLTLQVDPRLSEMDFGDWDGQSYEVLWQSTQSPGIGDFWQSPWQHTPPNGEPMSVFHMRLSDWWQQFTTTASPQNTAIVTHAGVIKQLLATWLGLPEGFDTHLSRLEIGYAKVIKVTVFYDDTGRAWPKVVF; from the coding sequence ATGCAACAAACCTTGTATTTTATTCGCCATGGTGAGCCGCTTGAAACCGGTCGATTGCTTGGGCGCACAGATTTGCCGGCAAGCATATCGGGTAATGAACAGGTGTATGCCCAACTGCAGGCTTGTGATGCCATTTCACAGGTGATTAGTTCTCCGCTGCAGCGATGCCAGACTGTGGCGCGCGCGTTTTGTGAATCAGCTGGTTTGACATTACAGGTTGACCCCAGGCTCAGTGAAATGGATTTTGGCGACTGGGATGGACAAAGCTATGAGGTGCTCTGGCAGTCAACGCAGTCGCCCGGTATAGGGGATTTCTGGCAGAGCCCGTGGCAGCATACGCCACCTAACGGTGAACCGATGTCAGTATTTCATATGCGCTTAAGTGACTGGTGGCAGCAGTTTACGACAACGGCCTCACCCCAGAACACCGCCATTGTCACCCATGCGGGCGTGATTAAACAATTGCTGGCAACCTGGTTAGGCTTGCCTGAGGGCTTTGATACGCATTTATCTCGGCTGGAGATAGGCTATGCCAAAGTGATTAAAGTAACCGTCTTTTATGATGACACCGGTCGTGCCTGGCCGAAAGTTGTGTTTTAG